Proteins encoded by one window of Cyclobacteriaceae bacterium:
- a CDS encoding UPF0175 family protein produces the protein MKSLKVDIPDNLELTEHDIKMIVAGQLYQTGKLTLGQAAGLVGISKREFIETMGLYGFSVFSESVDDFRKDLRNA, from the coding sequence ATGAAATCCCTGAAAGTCGATATACCCGACAACCTGGAATTAACGGAACATGACATAAAAATGATCGTGGCCGGCCAGCTTTATCAAACAGGAAAGCTTACTCTTGGCCAGGCAGCAGGGTTAGTGGGTATCTCTAAAAGAGAATTTATTGAGACGATGGGCCTCTACGGATTTTCTGTTTTTAGTGAATCTGTAGACGACTTCAGAAAAGATCTTCGAAATGCCTAG
- a CDS encoding bile acid:sodium symporter family protein, whose product MEPKLNFSPASLQVLNVCIAIIMFGVALSIKPEHFYQLKNQKKALLTGLASQYLLLPFLTYVLILILTPSPGIALGMILVAACPGGNVSNFFTLLSRGNVALSVTLTAFSSLLAFVITPANFFFWSSLAGYKSLLRSFEIDFMDLFINMILILLLPLVLGMLVNRFFPNVSEKISKPVRTTSILILIGFIVVTLYFNATAFRDYILMVFWLVVFHNGLALLGGYGLSWLLKNDNKVHRAVAIETGIQNSGLALVLIFTFFNGNGYMALIAAWWGVWHLVSGFIFAYMFQRKSIQQPA is encoded by the coding sequence TTGGAGCCTAAACTGAACTTTTCGCCCGCATCGTTGCAAGTATTGAATGTTTGCATCGCCATTATTATGTTCGGTGTGGCGCTCTCTATCAAGCCTGAACATTTCTACCAACTCAAAAATCAAAAGAAAGCACTACTCACCGGCCTGGCATCGCAATATCTGTTACTGCCATTTCTCACCTACGTGTTAATACTGATACTTACACCTTCACCCGGAATTGCACTAGGAATGATTCTCGTGGCGGCTTGCCCGGGCGGAAACGTGTCGAACTTTTTCACGCTTCTGTCGCGCGGTAATGTAGCGCTCTCTGTAACGCTCACCGCTTTTTCCTCTTTGCTGGCGTTTGTGATTACTCCGGCAAATTTTTTCTTCTGGTCGTCTTTGGCAGGATATAAGTCGCTACTGCGTTCGTTTGAGATCGACTTTATGGATTTATTTATCAACATGATTTTGATTCTTCTGCTGCCGCTCGTGCTGGGTATGTTGGTTAATCGATTCTTTCCTAACGTATCAGAAAAAATTTCCAAACCGGTACGCACCACTTCCATCCTGATCCTCATCGGCTTTATTGTGGTCACACTCTATTTTAATGCCACTGCCTTTCGCGATTACATTCTGATGGTATTCTGGCTTGTGGTGTTTCACAATGGCCTGGCCTTGCTTGGCGGGTATGGTTTAAGTTGGTTGCTCAAAAACGACAACAAAGTTCATCGCGCAGTAGCCATTGAAACCGGCATTCAAAATTCTGGGCTTGCCCTCGTTTTAATTTTTACATTTTTTAATGGCAATGGTTACATGGCATTAATTGCAGCCTGGTGGGGCGTGTGGCATCTCGTCAGCGGATTTATATTTGCCTATATGTTTCAACGAAAAAGTATTCAGCAACCGGCATGA
- a CDS encoding MarC family protein, which translates to MADFKEILSVTLILFSVIDILGSIPFIIIIKKREGRIHAEKATIISAVLMVGFLFLGQSILKLFGLDVASFAVAGAIVIFIVAMEMILGITLIKDDPDAKGSGSIVPLAFPLIAGAGTLTTILSLRAVYDQTNILIGILLNLVFVYMVLRSSSWLERKLGKSVFAVLRRVFGVILLAIAVKIFKDNVAF; encoded by the coding sequence ATGGCCGATTTTAAAGAAATTCTTTCCGTAACGCTAATCCTGTTTTCTGTTATTGATATTCTGGGATCTATCCCATTCATCATCATCATCAAAAAACGTGAGGGACGCATTCACGCAGAAAAAGCTACCATCATTTCTGCAGTATTGATGGTTGGTTTTCTTTTTCTTGGGCAATCCATCCTCAAACTTTTCGGATTAGATGTTGCCTCTTTTGCCGTGGCTGGAGCCATCGTAATTTTTATTGTAGCCATGGAAATGATTTTAGGCATTACCCTCATTAAAGATGATCCCGATGCCAAAGGATCAGGTTCCATTGTTCCCTTGGCCTTTCCATTGATAGCCGGTGCCGGAACGCTTACCACCATTTTATCACTGCGCGCAGTATACGATCAAACCAACATTCTCATAGGTATATTACTTAACCTGGTTTTCGTATACATGGTGTTGCGGTCATCTTCGTGGCTTGAACGAAAACTTGGTAAATCGGTTTTTGCTGTGTTGCGAAGAGTGTTCGGTGTTATTCTGCTGGCTATTGCCGTGAAGATTTTTAAGGATAACGTGGCTTTCTGA
- the rnhA gene encoding ribonuclease HI, which translates to MIRIYTDGAAQGNPGPGGYGVVMKFNHHVKELSEGFRLTTNNRMELLAVIVALETIKKNGYPVTVYSDSKYVVEAVEQGWIWNWEKKNFAKKANPDLWRRFIPLYHTYKPKFKWVKGHAGHPENERCDQLAVQAANSPGLQIDTWYENHRDQEES; encoded by the coding sequence ATGATCCGTATTTACACCGATGGTGCAGCACAAGGAAATCCCGGACCAGGTGGTTACGGTGTGGTGATGAAATTCAATCATCATGTGAAAGAACTTTCAGAAGGTTTTAGGCTTACCACCAACAACCGCATGGAACTGCTGGCCGTAATTGTGGCCTTGGAAACAATTAAAAAAAATGGTTATCCCGTTACCGTTTACTCCGATTCCAAATACGTTGTGGAGGCTGTTGAGCAAGGCTGGATCTGGAACTGGGAAAAGAAAAACTTTGCCAAAAAAGCCAACCCGGATTTATGGAGGCGGTTCATTCCCCTATACCATACCTACAAACCAAAATTCAAGTGGGTGAAGGGGCATGCCGGTCATCCGGAAAACGAACGATGCGATCAACTGGCCGTGCAGGCAGCCAACAGCCCGGGCTTACAAATCGATACGTGGTATGAAAACCATCGCGATCAGGAAGAATCCTGA
- a CDS encoding DUF3368 domain-containing protein has product MPRIVIADTSCLIVLDKIEQLEILQLLYSEVLTTPEVAQEFGLPLPRWISVRTATETSFQNDLTGLDAGEASAISLALSTPDSILVLDDLPARKVAEKLSINFTGTLGLLAKGKASGYILAIKPILKKLKEINFRISAKVEEDILIQCNEQ; this is encoded by the coding sequence ATGCCTAGAATTGTTATTGCAGACACAAGCTGTTTAATAGTTTTAGACAAAATCGAACAACTTGAAATTTTGCAATTGCTTTATTCTGAAGTGCTGACAACTCCCGAGGTTGCCCAAGAATTCGGCTTACCATTGCCTCGCTGGATAAGTGTAAGAACTGCCACAGAAACTTCCTTCCAAAATGATTTAACTGGATTGGATGCGGGGGAAGCTAGTGCCATCTCGCTTGCTTTATCTACTCCAGATTCAATACTTGTATTGGATGATCTTCCTGCCAGAAAAGTAGCAGAAAAATTATCCATTAATTTCACAGGTACACTTGGGCTTTTGGCAAAAGGGAAAGCTTCTGGATACATCCTAGCCATAAAACCGATTCTCAAAAAATTAAAAGAGATTAACTTCAGGATTTCCGCAAAAGTGGAAGAGGATATTTTAATTCAATGTAACGAACAATGA